The Pogona vitticeps strain Pit_001003342236 chromosome 7, PviZW2.1, whole genome shotgun sequence genome segment TGGCCAAGACGCCCCAAAACGTCGTCCTAAGGGTGGAGAATCCCCCCTTCAGCAGAATGTGGGCTTTTGAGGAACCCTCGCAGCCGGCATCGTCTTCGAAATCCCCGGGTACAGAACAGTTCGAAAATGGGGTTCTTTCCAAGGGGTGAACCCCGGTGGAATTTGGGGAGCCATCATATAAAAAAGCCCCTCTGTTCGGAATAATGCAGGCAGTGTCCCCCTCCCTTAACATTCagggccccccccccaggtatctGAGATCACCCACCCCCTGCTCCCTGGCCCCTACCCCCTCACCTTGGGCAGACTGTCCATTTCCGCCGGACCTgtaaggaggagaagggggagggcgGCTGTTAGAAGAGTCTGGGGGGGCTGGCTGCTGTGGGACCCCACTTTGGCCCCCTCCTAAGCCCCATGCCAGGCCATGCCAGCTGCCTTGCTTTTGGTTTTATAATCAGCTTCATTTAACAGTAGGACTCCAGTATCTgcaggatcggtatccactgagTCACTTATCAAcagtctcaaaatattaaaaatattccaAGAAAAATCCTAGACATATAGCTTTCTAACATATGGGAGCCAGAGATCATACTATATATGGTGTTCGTTATTAAAagagtgtttgctataatctgcatttttcaggctCCACACAAATATTGGGGATGTGTGTGTCCTAATTTACATGAATAAATaagaatttatttttctctcgCCTCCTTTTTTTCACAACCTCTGATGGAGGTTAAGCGGACGACTGGCCCAACATCACTCGCTGTGCGTTTTGTATCCGAGTGCACATTCGAACCCAGATCCGGAGTCCCAGTGAAGTGCTCAAAACACGACACCACCTTCTGCTCCTCCCCAGAAGCATCCTCcaaactcccccctcccctccatggaCAATCCCCGACTCACCCAAGGACCCATTCAGGTGGTGGGGCTCCATGGCTATGGGGCCTTCGGGGCTGGCTCCCATGGAAAACTGAAAGCCAGGtgcagagagaaagaatgaggCAAAATGAGCGCCACCTAGTGGCCTCCGGCTGTCCTTGCTACTCATCTACGAGAAGGTGTCAGGACTAAaccccactgggggggggggaggaaccctgTTCAAATTGTCCCAActtgaaaaaggaaagggaaaaaaggctGGATTCagcctttttgcattctgtggccagtaaaaaaatatatatttaaatcccCCCCAGTGTGTCGTCACAGACCCAGTAATAATTTTGTGGAAGCAATCGGCATGCAGTAAGTCCCATAAACGGTGAATTTAACACTCTGGGTATTAAAATGTATATTGGGGACATGAACATTTCCCAACACATTAGGGCTCCCGTAgctacaggatcagtatccgctgattcccTTATCCACCGTCTGGATTAATGAAAAATTTGGAAGGAAAAATCCTAGCACTTTATATTTTCatcaatgaagttaccagaactggccactagatggaaccagggaacatgctatgtatagtgttcactatcaTCCACCTTTTTTGTCATCCACTGGAGGctttggaactgatccccccaCAGAGGCAGGGTTTCTACTGTAATCAAAAGGGAAGGGATGCCCGATATGTGGGATCTGATCCTGCAAAAGACGCTGGACAGGAGGGCTCTCaccccctctcctcctttgggCCTCCCCGTCATCTATGCCTTGCGGCCCCGGAAAACGTCTCTTGAACAGAAGTCAAGGCGCCACGACACAACCAGAGAGTAGGCAGGGCTTAAAGGCCACTTACACTGGGCCGGCTCCCCGGGGGCCCGGTGGAGTTCATCACATACATGTTTTCGCTAGAATTGGTGGAGTCTGTGGACAAAAAAGGAATTTAACTTTATCAAAAAGTGGCCTGTGGCTCCTTATGATCATattgtaagagaaaaaaaatcaacaaacatagcaaaaaatttaaaaacaccaaCACACTTATGTCTGCGGCGGGTCGTTTCctagttacttttaaagttattttaccATTTTTGGCATGCTGATAGGGACCAGCACCCTCCCGTTTTCTGCAACAAGCAATGAATGAGCTTATTTATCATCAGGGCAACCTCAGAAGACAAgaagtgttgttatttttttttggtCAAGCCCTTGGTGATTAGGACACTTTCCCCACCTTTGCAAAACTTTCCCTTAGCAGACCCGAAAAGGAGGCACGAAAGGAAAGAGGCACACAACCCATTGGGTACTTTTTCCGTCCTGGATCGTCCACGGAACGAAGCCGCGGCCATCCTCATTCGAGCCTTTTGAAACGCCTTCTGTTATTTTCGCAGCGAGTGACAGGTAGCGATTTCAAAGCACTCCTGGGCACCCACAAGAAGCACTCACCTCCGGGGCTGGGCATCAGTGGGGTGTCAGGGGGCCCGCTGCCTCCGGTGGGGCCCtgtgggaagggggagagagagagagagagacagacgaCAAAGCGGTTTGGAAATTAAAGACCTGCAATGGCTCTGCTTGCGAGAAAtggcccccaccaccaccccaaatccGTGGGCCGTTGTGCCAAAACTCACCCCATAACTgccaggagaaggagaggaaaacgGCCCCTAgaatcagaaagagagagagagagagagagaaacgaatCAGCCAGCTAATGAAGCTCCAAGTAGACACCCTCCCTGTGCCTTTATCAACCGCATGGGTGATGgattaaaaacatatataaaacccACATACCGCGTTTGGGTTCATATTCAGCCACGGCCCCCGAATGCCGGGACCCCTGTCAAGAGACAAACACACAACTGCCGAATCGTAAACCATGTCTGTCAGCTTTTCAGACAGGGAGAAAGGGGGGCGGTCTCTAGGCTGGCCAAACGAGGGCCACTCATCCCCAAGAGCTTGGGGGATGCCccacctccctgcccccccacgCAAAACAAGGTTAGGGTCCCCCTCCTTACATGCTCAGGGTGGGCATGCCAGCCAGGGACCCCGGAGGGACCCTCATCCCACCTCCGTAactctggaggggaaaaagaaaataagaatgaaaacgGAGACCGACATGATGATGGTCTGGTCCTCTGGGTCCTCAGAAGGGGTGGAGAAACGGCAGGGCTCCACGAGGCCATTTATCCCACCCCGACACCTCCCAGGGGCTGCCCTCCAAATGGAACAGAAAGGGAGCCGAAAgcccttttctcctttcattttttttttaaaaaacacctctttCAGATtcaagaaaagttttattttatctgtttgtttgttgtcttaataggctgcctttctctcccaAATTGAGGGACTCGATGAGAGGATTTGTTTTTAGGATGGTTTGGAGGCCCCTCGTTCTATGAAACGTCTGTGCCGCCGGGAGACCCTCCCCTCTTGGTTAAAAAGTTCTAAAAATGACTTAGGATTTGTTAAAGGCAGACTTAGCACGGACGTTCAAGCAACTGGAAATGCAATGTCTCTGAGGGAGTTATCCAGAcagttaagtgccagttaatgagaaaggggtggacaacCCAGGGCGCTTGAAGCTATTCGCCTCTGTGAGTCTCTCGACTTCTACTGGCCAGCAAAAGGAATTCtaacagaaattcaaaagtcAGCAACAGCAAGTGTGTTGCACTTACCTGTGGCACCACCCCCATCATACCCCGCGGGGGGGTCATGCACGGCCCAGGACCCACGCTGGCATGGGCTGCAGAAAGACACGACTGTGTTTAGGAGGGAAAGATGGCCTTTTGTCTTCCCTCTAGATTTAGGCCCTCCAAAAGCACACCAAGGTCTGGGCAGGGCTGTCGCTGGTCCCCTCTGGGACGTCACGGCAGCCCCGCCCATCAGGGGTCGACCGTTCCCCCAGCAGTCTAGCCCCATGGATCTGCACCCTTTGGGGTCCGTGCAAGGAAAGAATTGCACCCGGGACCCACCCACACCGCCATTGCTCACCTCGGGCGGCCGAGTCCATCGCAACCGGCAGGAAAGGCTGGGACCCGGGCACTCCGACCGGTGGCTGCAGGAGAGAAAAGGCTGCGGCAGCCATGACACGGACTACTGCGCTGGGCTTCCCGTGGGGTGGCCCTTGAAGGCGATCCATTCAttcctagccccccccccccccgtctgacAGGTTGCTTTTAAGCTGGGGAGCCCTAAACAGGGATGTCAGCGATCCAGGTTTCTCGCCAGGAGAGCCATGGGTCCCCTTCTCCGTCCAGCTCcacctggcctacctcacagggccgAGGTGAGGAGAAAGCAACAAAGAGGCCGTTTGGAGCTCTTTCCCTCCATCCATGGTAAGAAAACAGAATCATCATGCATTAAATGGTGGAAGAATTGTGCTGCGCTGTTCagacctttccccccaccctctggCCCCCAATTCCTGGCTCCCAACGAGAGGGCCCGAAACAAGAACCCAAAAGGGGTCCTTTTCCCAAAAGGGATCAGAACCATCCTGTCCAGCTCTTTAGGGTGGCCTCTGGATTCTCCACCGTCTTAAGTGAAAAAACAGGGACCCGCACGGGACAGACCGGCGGGGTGATCCGGGGGCCAGGGACTCAACGTTCATTCCCTGAAGCCTGCTTTTTCAAAAAGGGTCGTGCCAAGCTGGGCAGGCGGGAAAGCTCACCTGACTGGGCATGCGGAGTGAAGGCCGGAGTCCGCCGGGGAAGCGCGAACCCATGAACGGCTGCCGGAGAAACAGAAAATCAACGTTAAGCAAAACATggaggcagggtgtgtgtgtgtgaatgagtgtgtgtgtgtgtattgcctGACCTTTGAAGAAGCTACATTTTTGAACACCAtgtcccagaatgccccatcTTCTCTAATGTTGTGACTACGCAAGTGTCAAATACAGTGAAATGTTT includes the following:
- the SSBP4 gene encoding single-stranded DNA-binding protein 4 isoform X6; amino-acid sequence: MASLAPGDGLPPGPLPSGVFQGPPSSQPSRHAQAPLANPGAMMMGPHNQPFMGSRFPGGLRPSLRMPSQPPVGVPGSQPFLPVAMDSAARAHASVGPGPCMTPPRGMMGVVPQSYGGGMRVPPGSLAGMPTLSMGPGIRGPWLNMNPNAGPFSSPSPGSYGGPTGGSGPPDTPLMPSPGDSTNSSENMYVMNSTGPPGSRPSFSMGASPEGPIAMEPHHLNGSLGPAEMDSLPKNSPNRLPPLTNPPGTPRDDDGSGGEMGTGSFLNPFQSESVRACAVERRPRRGSRGSRGPQGGWGGPWPGRLGLAAEEALLSWKRPLSEV